One Anopheles marshallii chromosome 3, idAnoMarsDA_429_01, whole genome shotgun sequence genomic region harbors:
- the LOC128711726 gene encoding mediator of RNA polymerase II transcription subunit 23 has translation MSAELRIVKLFEEVLEDKNIVPSFDEEEQRKKTEEGYKKIGTLFGAMTPEVKEASIRSYLGYVATVNHQNRVHNYLQVMNRMVALNIIPAKLLCDQLMCSDKLVYKNPCFWIEAFRLIRKVIGGVDYKGVREIMKCCKEKALSFPANVSVNILPQLLELIELIEHIFNRNACLLPAYFIINEIKKTDYQNMHWRVSNLTANFIEEFVSVAQMLSIIGHSSMLPIVEHSSYADNLIIPWKLDPDTLKLALRGNLPYDEELLQPQARLLRFVLQQPYSRDMVCSMLNFQKQQKQKCAALEEQLVWLVLNAMEYSEKEGTQAQNTAGTTMNEHDNDQSHTQWVWLHLSSQLIYFVLFQFATFQNIVNALHEKLAVRNLRRGRDHLMWVFLQYISGSIQKHSILNFLPILKLYDILYPEKESLPVPDNSNPNCTHQMAPTCIWIHLMKRAQTENYNINRPIPIALRLHFEYLQHLAMPSNNPTLFMGSEYRFALLCNAYSTQTDYFSRPMQALIDTILGNSKNPQANMVGGGVQSLPTAPLSMRVLDSLTIHSKMSLIHSIVMHMIKQAQNKSSIPNGNNMAPALVETYSRLLVYTEIESLGIKGFLGQLLPQVFKSQAWGILYTLLEMFSYRMHHIHSHYRVQLLTHLHSLASVPHTNQMQLHSCVESTALRLIIGLGSVEVQAQLSRYLSEPKPPGNIVSAESEELNRALILTLARSMHITGTGNDPQSSAWCKDLLQNIMLNTPHAWPQHTLYCFPPVLNEFFMQHNIPKESKQLLKKTVDEEYRNWASMTNENDIIAHFGMTVNPPLFLCLVFKMIIETDVISPVAYKILERIGARALSTHLRKMCDYLLFEVANSGGGAHVNKCVDTINDMIWKYNIVTIDRLVLCLILRTLDGNEAQVSFYIIQLLLLKTTEFRNRVQEFITINSPEHWKQNNWHERHLAFHQKFPEKFAPDESVSHPTLPVYFGNVCLRFLPVLDIIVHRFLEVPTQLSKTLDVILDHLGSLYKFHDRPITYLYNTLHYYERKLRDRPQLKKRLVCTVVGSLKDVRPENWALTEAYQAYMMTKETDNVNWVPELSYYINLVRRMQDTMDGKNIFSGTDWRFNEFPNPPAHALYVTCVELLGLPVGPNVVANSIIDVLVKGYTVVPNAVIHNWANTIGLIMAALPEAYWSVIYERMQGALNSKAMKEWVYRQSPFEMFNFKIVKESMLDRSYVTVLAIVHSIFHHFGIGQLATVTDSMKEKLKPLVHTEYQLIYVCHVVGPFLHRLSIERVRAVADITLMLYELLEQVDKAQPTQPIRYMDPICDLLYHIKYMFVGDTMKTELEAIIRRLRPALQMRLRFITRLNVEEIGVDQKAATAQGVANSATGVTASGAASGTPGTTQGVVAPVQGAAGPATGSQQPTQVSGVANPNVALQQQLQQQMGQGMQSHH, from the exons ATGTCGGCTGAATTGCGAATTGTGAAGCTTTTCGAAGAGGTTTTG GAGGACAAAAACATTGTTCCCAGCTTCGATGAGGAAGAACAGCGCAAAAAGACTGAAGAGGGCTACAAGAAAATCGGCACACTGTTCGGTGCGATGACACCGGAAGTGAAGGAAGCATCCATCCGTAGCTACCTCGGCTACGTGGCTACCGTGAACCATCAGAACCGGGTGCACAACTACCTGCAGGTGATGAACCGTATGGTGGCTTTGAACATCATTCCGGCCAAACTGTTGTGCGATCAGCTAATGTGCTCGGATAAGCTGGTGTACAAGAATCCGTGCTTTTGGATCGAAGCGTTTCGACTGATCCGGAAAGTGATCGGCGGCGTGGATTACAAAGGTGTGCGAGAAATAATGAAGTGCTGCAAGGAGAAGGCTCTTTCATTTCCGGCTAATGTGAGCGTTAACATTTTACCACAACTGCTCGAGCTGATCGAACTGATCGAGCATATCTTCAACCGGAATGCGTGCCTGCTGCCGGCGTACTTTATCATCAATGAAATTAAGAAAACCGACTACCAGAACATGCACTGGCGAGTGTCGAATCTTACGGCGAACTTCATCGAGGAGTTTGTTTCCGTCGCCCAGATGCTGTCAATCATTGGGCACTCCTCCATGCTACCAATCGTGGAGCATTCGTCGTACGCGGATAATCTTATCATACCGTGGAAGCTGGATCCGGATACGCTGAAACTTGCGCTCCGGGGCAATCTACCGTACGATGAGGAACTGTTGCAACCACAGGCCCGTTTGTTACGGTTTGTACTGCAGCAGCCCTATTCGCGCGATATGGTATGCTCAATGCTAAacttccagaagcagcagaaacaaaagTGTGCCGCGCTCGAGGAACaattggtttggttggtgctGAACGCGATGGAATATTCGGAAAAGGAAGGAACGCAGGCTCAAAATACGGCCGGTACAACGATGAATGAGCATGATAACGATCAAAGTCACACGCAGTGGGTCTGGTTGCATCTGAGTTCGCAGCTGATCTACTTCGTACTGTTTCAGTTTGCAACCTTTCAGAATATCGTAAACGCGCTGCATGAAAAACTGGCCGTGCGCAATCTGCGTCGTGGCCGCGATCACCTGATGTGGGTGTTTTTGCAGTACATATCGGGCAGCATACAGAAGCACTCGATACTGAACTTTTTGCCGATACTGAAACTTTACGATATACTCTATCCGGAGAAGGAATCATTACCGGTACCGGACAACAGCAACCCGAACTGCACACATCAAATGGCACCGACGTGCATCTGGATTCATCTGATGAAACGTGCCCAGACGGAGAATTACAACATAAATCGCCCGATACCGATCGCACTGCGGTTGCACTTCGAGTATCTCCAGCATCTAGCAATGCCCAGCAACAATCCGACACTGTTTATGGGATCCGAGTATCGGTTCGCGTTGCTGTGCAATGCTTATTCTACCCAGACGGATTATTTCTCCCGTCCGATGCAAGCACTGATTGATACAATATTgggcaacagcaaaaacccgCAGGCAAATATGGTTGGTGGTGGCGTTCAGTCGCTTCCAACTGCTCCATTGTCGATGCGCGTGCTGGACAGCTTGACCATACACAGCAAGATGTCGTTAATACACAGCATTGTGATGCATATGATCAaacaagcacaaaacaaaagctcaaTACCGAACGGGAACAACATGGCACCGGCTCTGGTGGAGACGTACTCGAGGTTGCTTGTGTACACCGAAATCGAGTCGCTTGGCATAAAGGGATTTTTGGGCCAATTGTTACCGCAGGTATTCAAATCGCAAGCCTGGGGCATACTTTACACACTGCTGGAGATGTTCTCCTATCGCATGCACCACATCCATTCGCACTATCGGGTGCAACTGTTGACTCATCTGCATTCATTGGCATCGGTACCGCACACGAATCAGATGCAGCTACACTCCTG CGTTGAGTCGACGGCTCTTCGTTTGATCATTGGGTTAGGTTCGGTAGAAGTGCAGGCACAGCTGTCACGCTATCTGAGCGAACCGAAGCCCCCGGGCAATATCGTGTCTGCCGAAAGTGAAGAACTGAACCGAGCGCTCATACTGACGCTTGCCCGTTCGATGCACATCACCGGCACTGGAAACGATCCCCAATCGAGCGCTTGGTGTAAGGATCTTCTTCAGAATATAATGCTCAACACGCCCCATGCCTGGCCCCAGCATACACTGTACTGCTTTCCGCCGGTGCTGAACGAATTCTTCATGCAGCACAACATACCGAAGGAAAGCAAGCAGCTGCTGAAGAAAACGGTCGACGAAGAGTATCGCAACTGGGCATCAATGACGAACGAGAACGACATTATCGCTCACTTCGGCATGACGGTGAACCCTCCACTGTTCCTTTGTCTGGTGTTCAAAATGATCATCGAAACCGATGTAATCAGTCCGGTAGCATACAA AATTCTGGAACGCATCGGCGCCCGCGCTCTTTCGACTCATCTACGGAAGATGTGCGATTATTTGCTTTTCGAAGTGGCCAATTCGGGCGGTGGAGCGCACGTGAACAAATGCGTCGACACGATCAACGACATGATTTGGAAGTACAACATTGTAACGATCGATCGGCTGGTGCTGTGTCTGATACTGCGCACGCTTGATGGCAACGAGGCACAGGTTAGCTTCTACATCATACAACTGCTGTTGTTGAAAACAACCGAGTTCCGTAACCGGGTGCAGGAGTTCATTACGATCAACTCGCCGGAACACTGGAAGCAGAACAATTGGCACGAACGACATCTGGCATTTCACCAGAAGTTTCCGGAAAAGTTTGCTCCCGATGAATCCGTTTCACATCCAACGCTACCGGTGTACTTTGGGAACGTTTGCCTCCGGTTCCTGCCCGTGCTGGACATTATCGTGCACCGGTTCTTGGAGGTGCCGACACAGCTGAGCAAAACGCTCGACGTTATTCTCGATCATCTGGGATCGTTGTATAAATTTCACGATCGGCCCATCACCTACCTGTATAACACGTTGCACTATTATGAGCGTAAGCTTCGAGATCGCCCACAGTTGAAGAAACGCTTG GTTTGTACAGTGGTGGGTTCGCTGAAGGATGTACGACCGGAGAATTGGGCCCTAACAGAAGCCTATCAAGCATACATGATGACGAAGGAGACGGACAATGTCAACTGGGTGCCGGAGTTGAGCTATTACATCAATCTTGTTCGTCGCATGCAAGACA CTATGGAtgggaaaaacatattttccggCACAGACTGGCGCTTCAATGAGTTCCCTAATCCTCCGGCCCACGCACTTTATGTAACGTGTGTAGAGCTACTCGGATTACCGGTGGGACCCAATGTGGTCGCGAACAGTATCATCGATGTGCTTGTCAAGGGATATACCGTGGTTCCGAACGCCGTGATACACAACTGGGCCAACACGATCGGTCTGATTATGGCAGCCCTGCCGGAAGCTTACTGGAGCGTTATTTACGAGCGCATGCAGGGTGCACTAAACTCGAAAGCCATGAAGGAATGGGTCTACCGACAGAGTCCGTTCGAAATGTTCAACTTTAAGATCGTGAAGGAATCGATGCTTGACCGGAGCTATGTAACGGTGCTGGCGATTGTGCACAGCATTTTCCATCACTTTGGAATTGGCCAGCTGGCCACTGTTACTGA ttcgatgaaggaaaaattgaaaccGCTGGTCCACACCGAGTATCAGCTAATCTATGTTTGCCACGTGGTTGGACCATTTCTGCACCGTCTAAGCATCGAACGTGTTCGCGCTGTCGCAGATATCACGCTTATGCTATACGAGCTGTTGGAACAGGTGGACAAAGCGCAGCCAACGCAACCGATACGTTATATGGATCCGATTTGCGATTTACTGTATCACATCAAGTACATGTTCGTTGGCGATACGATGAAAACGGAGCTGGAGGCTATCATTCGCCGTTTGCGGCCAGCACTGCAAATGCGTTTGCGGTTTATCACGCGTCTGAATGTCGAGGAAATTGGCGTCGATCAGAAGGCCGCAACCGCACAGGGCGTTGCAAACTCGGCAACGGGGGTAACCGCATCCGGTGCCGCTTCCGGTACGCCCGGTACAACCCAAGGAGTTGTAGCACCGGTACAGGGTGCAGCCGGGCCAGCTACTGGATCACAACAACCGACACAGGTGAGCGGAGTTGCGAATCCAAATGTTGCGTTAcagcagcaactgcaacaGCAGATGGGCCAGGGCATGCAATCGCATCATTAA
- the LOC128713330 gene encoding probable cytochrome P450 4ac1 — protein sequence MDILTVGLLFVVLLLVLFELHVQLSTPYRAGKKFPGPKALPLLGNAHNLLFNDQRRTFQLPRRWAAKYGDTYRILVRGLLNLNAIQAKDVEPLLSSPKLIDKGMIYTLLHSFLGIGLLNSTGPKWQHRRRILTPAFHFNILPSFLITFQEECRGLVAQLEQYADKGTPVALQPIATKFTLNTICETAMGIKLDSMTLANEYRGKIEAIGTMLLQRLMNPWLFEDFNYKLSGLQAKFSKLLQPVHAFTRSIIQQRREQFHQNIRNIGDFSEENIYTNLKQRYAMLDTLLAAEAKEQIDEEGIREEVDTFMFEGHDTTSAAIIFTLLLLAHSPEVQQRLYEELQQIAASRSDADGAEFTQRDYNELKYMDMVLKESLRLYPPVPFISRNVSEDTMFGDRLVPKDTLFNVHIFDLHRDPAVFPDPEHFDPDRFLPENVAERSPYAYVPFSAGPRNCIGQRFAILELKTVLKAILVNFRVLPITKREEVVFVADMILRTKDPIMVKFERRNR from the exons ATGGACATCTTGACCGTGGGTTTACTGTTCGTAGTGCTACTGCTCGTTTTATTCGAACTGCACGTCCAGTTATCGACACCGTACCGTGCCGGAAAGAAATTCCCCGGACCTAAAGCCTTGCCCCTGCTCGGTAACGCTCACAATCTACTGTTTAACGATCAACGGCGCACGTTCCAGCTACCGAGACGATGGGCCGCTAAGTATGGTGACACCTACCGCATTTTGGTACGCGGTTTGCTCAATCTAAACGCAATACAGGCGAAAGACGTCGAACCGCTCCTGTCGAGTCCGAAACTCATCGACAAGGGTATGATTTACACCCTGCTGCACAGTTTTCTCGGCATCGGACTGTTGAATAGCACTGGCCCGAAGTGGCAACACCGCCGGCGTATTTTAACGCCCGCGTTCCATTTCAACATTTTGCCCAGCTTCTTGATCACGTTCCAGGAGGAGTGCCGTGGTCTGGTTGCGCAGCTGGAACAGTATGCCGATAAGGGTACACCAGTGGCGTTACAGCCAATTGCTACCAAGTTTACGCTTAATACCATTTGCG AAACGGCCATGGGCATTAAGCTGGACTCGATGACACTGGCGAATGAGTATCGTGGTAAAATAGAAGCAATTGGTACCATGCTGCTCCAGCGGCTTATGAATCCTTGGTTGTTTGAGGACTTCAACTACAAGCTCAGCGGACTGCAGGCCAAGTTTAGCAAGTTGCTACAACCGGTGCACGCGTTCACGCGGTCGATCATACAGCAACGACGTGAGCAGTTTCATcaaaacattcgaaacattGGAGATTTTTCGGAGGAAAATAT CTATACGAACCTTAAACAGCGGTACGCGATGCTAGACACGTTGCTAGCCGCCGAGGCTAAGGAGCAGATCGACGAGGAAGGCATTCGCGAGGAGGTGGATACGTTCATGTTTGAGGGGCACGATACGACGTCCGCGGCAATCATCTTCACGCTGCTACTGCTTGCACACAGCCCTGAAGTACAGCAGCGTTTGTACGAGGAGTTGCAACAGATCGCCGCCTCGCGATCGGATGCGGATGGAGCGGAGTTCACGCAGCGTGACTACAATGAGCTGAAGTACATGGATATGGTGCTGAAGGAGTCACTGCGTCTATATCCGCCGGTTCCTTTCATTTCGCGCAACGTCTCCGAGGACACCATGTTTGGTGATCGGCTTGTACCGAAGGATACCCTGTTCAATGTGCACATATTCGATCTGCACCGCGATCCGGCCGTATTTCCCGACCCGGAGCATTTCGATCCCGATCGCTTTCTGCCGGAAAATGTTGCAGAACGGAGTCCGTATGCGTACGTTCCGTTCAGTGCAGGACCAAGGAATTGTATAGGCCAGCGGTTTGCTATACTGGAGCTCAAAACGGTACTCAAAGCGATACTGGTGAATTTCCGCGTGCTACCGATCACCAAGAGGGAAGAGGTGGTCTTCGTGGCGGATATGATATTACGCACCAAAGATCCGATCATGGTTAAGTTTGAACGGCGCAACAGGTAG